The DNA region ACAATAGGAATAATTATAACAGGAATACTCTCTATACCTTTAGGGAGTGTTCCAATTCCTCTGGAGTATATATTTTCTCCAGGGAAAGCTCCAGATTATATAAAAACTATAATCTTTAATCTTAGATTACCTAGAATAATAATGTCACTTCTTGTAGGAATGATGTTATCATCTAGTGGGGCTGTTGTTCAAACAGTCTTTCAAAACCCTCTTGCTGATCCATATATTATTGGAATTGCAGCAAGTGCAACTTTTGGGGCTGTAATTGCTTTTATTTTTAATATGCCTGACTTCATGTATGGTGTCTTAGCTTTTGTAGCTTGTTTGGCTAGTACACTTTTAATATTTAAGATGGCTAAAAAAGGTAATAAAGTAAATGTTGCAACTCTTTTGATAGTAGGAATTGCTGTATCATCATTTTTAGGAGCCTTCACATCTTTTGCTATGTATCTTATTGGAGAGGATTCTTTTAAGATTACAATGTGGATGATGGGATATCTTGGAAATGCTACTTGGAATAGAGTTATATTTATATTAATACCTCTTGTTTTTTCACTAATATATTTTTACTCAAAAAGATATGAATTAGATGCTCTACTTTCTGGAGATGAAGAGGCACACTCTCTTGGAGTAGATGTAAATAAATTAAAAGTGAAAACACTTACTGTAGCTGCTCTTATAGTTGCTTTCTCTGTAGCTTTTTCTGGAATGATCGGTTTTGTTGGACTAATTGTTCCTCACACTATTAGAATGATAGTAGGTCCTTCTAATAGTAAGATGCTACCAAGTACTATTTTAGCTGGTGGATTCTTTTTATTACTTTGTGATACTTTTGGAAGAGTCGTTTTAGCTCCTGTTGAAATTCCTATTGGAGTTATAACTGCCTTTTTCGGAGCTCCATTTTTTCTATATTTAGCATTAAAAAATAAAAGGAGAGATTTCTAATGGACATAATAAAAATTGAAAAACTAAATTTCTCCTATGGAAATAGAAAAATTCTTCAAGGAATTGATCTTAATTTAAAAGAGAAAAAACTTACTGGAATACTTGGACCTAATGGTTGTGGAAAATCAACTCTTTTAAAAAATATTTTAGGATATTTAAATGGAGAGAGTGGAAATATTTATATAGATAATTTAAAATCTAGTGATATTTCTCAAAAGGAAAAAGCTAAATTGATCTCTTTAGTTCCTCAAAAATCTCAACTTGTATCTGCTATGGATGTTGAAGATTTTGTTTTAATGGGGAGATTACCTCATTTAAAAAATAGTTGGGACGGTTACTCTGCTGAAGATAGAGAGATTGCTAAAAAACATCTTTGTGAATTAGAGTTAGAAAACTTTATAAAAAGAAAAGCTCCAACTCTTTCTGGTGGAGAATTTCAAAGAGTTTTATTAGCTAGAGCCTTAACTCAAGAAACTAAAATAATTCTTCTTGATGAACCAACATCAGCATTAGATCTAAACCATGCACTTGATCTGATGAAAAAAGTTAAAGAAAATGTTATAGAAAAAGGATTATCTGCTATTGCTGTACTTCACGACCTAAATCTTGCAGCTATGTTTTGTGATGAAATAGTTATGCTAAAAGACGGAAAAGTATATGCTCAAGGTACTCCTAAAGAGACTTTAACTGTTGAGAATTTAAAGGCAATCTATGATCTTGAATGTTCTATTTTCTATACAGAAGAGGATATTCCATATATTATCCCAAAGTTAAAAGGAGGAAAATAACGTGAAAAAAGTAATCTTATTACTCACATTACTAATAAGTAGCTACTCATTTTCAGCTTTAAAAGTAGAAAATGATAAGATAAGTGATAACTATAAAAACAGTATTAAAATAAAGGAATATAATAGGATTGTTATATTAGATCCTGCTATTATTGAAACATTTTATATGATTGGAGCAGAGGACAAAATATCTGCTATTGCTACTACTGCTAGAAGTAAGATCTATCCCGAGGATAAAGTTAGCAAATTACCTAGTGTTGGACACATTACAAATACAAGCATTGAAAAAATTCTATCATTTTCACCTGATTTAGTTTTAATTGGAGCTATGTCTACAAAATTGGGAGCTAGTTTAAAACCATTTAATATCCCTGTACTTGTTGTAGATTCTAATAACTTTGATGATATTTTACAAAATATCCAAGTTTTTGGAAAATTAACTGGTAAAGAAAAAGAAGCTACTAAATTATATGAGGATTCAACTTATAAATTAAAAGATATTCAAGAAAAAATATCTGCTAATCCTCTTAATTTAAAAGGGGCTATTCTTTACTCTACAACTCCAATGATGGCTTTTAATTCAAAATCTCTATCAGGTCAAATCTTATCATTGTTAGGTGTTAAAAACTTAGCTGATAATTTAGTTGGAGATAAACCTATTATCTCTCCTGAATTTTTACTTAAAGAGAACCCTGAT from Fusobacterium sp. SYSU M8D902 includes:
- a CDS encoding iron ABC transporter permease, with the protein product MKKVLPIVLTIGIIITGILSIPLGSVPIPLEYIFSPGKAPDYIKTIIFNLRLPRIIMSLLVGMMLSSSGAVVQTVFQNPLADPYIIGIAASATFGAVIAFIFNMPDFMYGVLAFVACLASTLLIFKMAKKGNKVNVATLLIVGIAVSSFLGAFTSFAMYLIGEDSFKITMWMMGYLGNATWNRVIFILIPLVFSLIYFYSKRYELDALLSGDEEAHSLGVDVNKLKVKTLTVAALIVAFSVAFSGMIGFVGLIVPHTIRMIVGPSNSKMLPSTILAGGFFLLLCDTFGRVVLAPVEIPIGVITAFFGAPFFLYLALKNKRRDF
- a CDS encoding ABC transporter substrate-binding protein encodes the protein MKKVILLLTLLISSYSFSALKVENDKISDNYKNSIKIKEYNRIVILDPAIIETFYMIGAEDKISAIATTARSKIYPEDKVSKLPSVGHITNTSIEKILSFSPDLVLIGAMSTKLGASLKPFNIPVLVVDSNNFDDILQNIQVFGKLTGKEKEATKLYEDSTYKLKDIQEKISANPLNLKGAILYSTTPMMAFNSKSLSGQILSLLGVKNLADNLVGDKPIISPEFLLKENPDFLIGSMAIGSPEDILNSNPVVKDITAGKKGHLFIVDSTKILRGSPRIFEAIDEFYNELKNF
- a CDS encoding ABC transporter ATP-binding protein, whose amino-acid sequence is MDIIKIEKLNFSYGNRKILQGIDLNLKEKKLTGILGPNGCGKSTLLKNILGYLNGESGNIYIDNLKSSDISQKEKAKLISLVPQKSQLVSAMDVEDFVLMGRLPHLKNSWDGYSAEDREIAKKHLCELELENFIKRKAPTLSGGEFQRVLLARALTQETKIILLDEPTSALDLNHALDLMKKVKENVIEKGLSAIAVLHDLNLAAMFCDEIVMLKDGKVYAQGTPKETLTVENLKAIYDLECSIFYTEEDIPYIIPKLKGGK